The genomic window CTTTCtggatttttcttctttggcaTCAATATTATTAACTCGCTGTCTTTTTGACAGTTGATAAGAAAGTTGAATGTGTACTTTGAAGGTACCTGATGTGCAGTCATGCAGAGGATCTGCGAGCCAAAGCGGACTGGGAAGGCAAAGGCACTGTATCCCGAACAAAGCTGCTGGACAAACTCCAGAGTGAGTGCAGTCTGACTCAAACACACCAAGTGTGCAGACTCTACAGTGACTGATCCTTTTGCTTGTCATGCCTTTACTGAAATCCTGCAGCTGCTTTTCTGCATTTTACCTGTTGTCTTGGGTGCAATCAACATAATGTTTGGATTATTACATTAGATGGTACATTTGATGAGATTTGTACCCTTTTCAAAGGAgcattgttttcctttttaattcaTTCATGTAGGTCAACCTTTTCATCTTCACTGTGATCAAATCTAATCCATTGCTTAAGGCTAGATTGAAAACCCCTTAAACCTACTTTTGATACCAGTGCTATCATTTTTCCTAGAACGCATACTTTGGATTCAATTAGTATTGCAGTTTCGGGACTGACAATGTCTCTTTTGTTGTATTTGGTCAAATGTTGTTCAACCTGATTACTTGTTATTCCGCTCTGAATATTTACCATACAGTGTGATctttttgcgtgcgtgcgtgcgtgtgtgtagccTACCTGCCTCCATCAGTGATGCTGCCTCCTCGCAGACTGCAGACACTGCTAAAACAGGCAGTGGAACTACAGCGGGAGCGCTGCCTTTACCACAACACTAAGATGGACAACGGACTGGACTCGGTGTCCTTGCTACTGGACCACGGCTGCAGCCGGTAACTTAATACTTCCTGAGATCCTTTTTATGAGTAAATAAGAACATATATTTGTATGAATAGTTTTTGAATTACTCTATAAATTGTTAtgaatttaattcataatagtTTTCTGCAATAAATGTGTGTCACCATTTTTTAGGAAACAGTTCCCTTGCTACACTCAGCAAATACTTACTGAACACTGCAATGAAGTCTGGTTCTGCAAGTTCTCCAATGACGGCACAAAACTGGCAACTGGTTCTAAAGACACCACCGTCATTATATGGCATGTTGACACGGTAATGTATTGTTAACTTTTCATCACTTAGGGATGAGTTGTCACTGGAAAGTTGGaatttgtgatttattttatttttatttatataggaAACACGACAGGTGAAGTTAATGAAGACCCTTGAGGGTCATGCGTATGGAGTTTCATATTTGGCATGGAGCCCTGATGACTCCTATCTGATAGCATGTGGTCCTGATGATTGCTCTGAGTTGTGGCTGTGGAATGTACAGGTAAGATGATCGGGGCCTTGAGGCCCTTAAAAAAGTGACCAGATATTTGCTTCAACTTCTCATGCACATGAGtgtaatttgaatttgaaaAGACACTTTACAACAATGTGAATTAGTCACTGTACAGGTTGTCAAATTGCACCATCTGTTGTGCTTTGAGCCAAAGTGGATTTCGTGAGAGTTGAGCAAGGAGGacattaattttgaaaataaatcatggaagaaaaaagaaaatcggcAGGGGACAATAGCTCTATATTCACAGATGAAATATGAAGCATACGGAGGAAAGAACCTACTGTGAAACTTGAACCCTGTTCAGTATACAATGAAATTTCAAGACTATCAAAGTTTTTAAGAAAGACATGTGCTGCTTCACGTCAGTCAGCTTTGTCAAGGGCCTTGCAACAGGATGATGACCCAAAACCTAAAACACCTCAAAAGACTTTGGAATTGGCCTTAAATGAGCCCTGATCTCAATTCTATTTAACATGTGTTGAGGGAGCTGAAATATGTCATCTGATGAAAGCATCCTTCAAACCCGAGACAAGTGGAGCAGTTTCCTCATCAGAAGTGGGCAAAAATACCCATTGAGAGCTGCAGGAGTCTCATTGAAAGTTAGAAAAATAATTTGCTTGCAGTGAGTGATTGCCTCAAAAACCCTTGCgacaaaatgtttcttttcattaatttttttagttttgtcattttcagtcagatTTTATTTCTGTGACCAATGTGGGTCTTTCTTACAGCAAACAAGGGATCGAACAtttttgtctgttatttacAAAAGATTGTGAGGTTTACTCGCGTTTCTGAGATACTGTAGGTGGGTCACATTACATCAGCTTACCCTGGAGGAACTTGAATTCAGTGCAGCGTGTTTCTCTCTACGGTTGTTTAGACGGGGGAGTTACGAACAAAGATGAGTCAATCTCATGAAGATAGTCTCACCAGCGTGGCGTGGAATCCAGATGGCAAACGCTTCATCACTGGTGGGCAGAGAGGCCAATTCTACCAATGTGTGAGTAGAGGCACAACAAATTGCAACTGCACTGCTGAGCGGTGATAACCAGTTCATCGCCGAGGTTGTCCAGTGTTGGTCAAGCTGACAGTTTTGCAAATAAATATTCAGCAGTGTATGTCGATACAGTTATAAACTCAATCATAAACTCTTTGTCTGCTAACCACTTCTGGATTGCATTATATATTGCGTTATAGACAACTCATTTTAAGAATTGATAAAACAAATAATTTGGAGAAAACCAGACTTTCAGAAGCACTGACTCAAAAGAGTGGATTTAGCACTGTAGCACTATTTTTACCAAACCAGACTTGAACGCTCCATTATTTCAAAAACAGCTAAAATGATAGTTTGCCGACTGAATTAAGAGAATAATCCATGAGAGAGACATCAAGTCAGAAAGAGTCATTGTTGTCAAATACAATATGTAATCTGATTCTAGTTTACCAAGTTACACTAAGTGTGAAATATTCTGATTGTGGCTCGTTAGGAACCCTTTCACATTCTGTCGAATAATTTTTCTTAATCTGTTTTTGGAACTCCTGAACTGGGACTAACAGGATTTAGATGGAAACCTACTGGACTCGTGGGAAGGCATTCGTGTGCAGTGCCTGTGGTGTTTGGGAGACGGACGGAGCGTCCTTGCTTCTGACACCCACCAACGCATTCGTGGCTACAACTTTGAGGATCTGACGGACAGAAACATGTGAGTCAGTAGCATAGCAGCACGCACTTGTACATAAAGGTAGTTCTCCTCTTCCTAAAtcacatgtgtcaaactcaaggcccgggggccagatacggcccgccacatcattataTGTggtccgcgaagacaaattgtgcatcagatTCGTGTGTccttactagaattgcaaatagtCTTCACtcttaataatatctttttttagaattatttgaccagtttttactcgtctgatttgaaaacgagttatttgtcagtttgttttgtagcttttactgtatataatatgaggtgctcatacatttatttcggttgacagtcataatggccctccgaaagaagctatgactacaatgcgccccgtgaaaaaaaatgagtttgacacccctgtcctAAATTGAGGCCCATTTTAAAAgctgaactttaaaaaaaataaaaataatctatcCTTTTGACAGAAGTATGGTGGTTTGAATCAGTGATTGTTTTACCTATGACTTCCGTTAATGGCTTCTTCCAGAGTCCAGGAGGACCATCCCATCATGTCCTTCACTGTCTCCAAGAATGGAAGATTAGCTCTGCTCAACGTTGCTACCCAGGTCAGTGGCTGTTAAAGGCCTAAAAATGGTGAAACTTAAGCTTCAGGCTCCCTCTTCAGTTGAATGCTACTGCGTTGTCTGTGTTGGCAGGGAGTGCACTTGTGGGACCTGCAGGATCGGGTGCTGGTGAGGAAGTACCAAGGGGTGACACAGGGCTTCTACACCATCCACTCCTGCTTTGGAGGCCACAATGAAGACTTCATTGCGAGCGGCAGTGAAGGCAAGtgatttcaatggggacaaaaTTGGGATGTTCCAGAACCCTTAATGGCATTACTGTCTACTTTTATGGAAGTGCCAACTGACGAGCGCTGTCCGTTCACAGACCACAAAGTTTACATCTGGCACAGGCGCAGCGAGTTGCCCATCGCGGAGCTGACAGGACACACGCGCACGGTCAACTGTGTGAGCTGGAACCCCGTCCTGCCCGGTCTACTGGCAAGCGCCTCCGATGACGGAACCATCCGAATCTGGGGACCCGCCCCTTACTTGGATGTCCAGGACACAGAGGGACTCAATGGTAGAAAGttttgctcacacacacacacacacagaacacaCACATGTATTGTATCAATGTCAAGAAGAAATAATGACACCAGCCATCTTGTATTCACAGATTGTTGCAGCATGGACAGCTGATGATCTGTGACCGTTGCTACCGTTGTCGCTGTGAACGCGACGAGCACTAAATGACTCTGGTGACACTTGACTGGATGGAGCAAGGAGAATTTTGCTGACCGGACATCCTGGAGGCCAGAGGAGCGGTTGCTGGTTTTCTCCTTGAGACCACACCTAGAAGTCCGTTATCTGACGCATCTTCTCTTGACTGGAGCCACCCacctcctcttatttattatcagAGACCTAATTTATTGTTGAAGTGACACAAACTCACTCcttgtagagagagagagagagagagagtgcgtgcgtgtgtgtgtgtgtgtgtgtgtgtgtgtgtgtttgctttctTCTTCACCTCACGTCTTGAGATTTTACCTGCAGGAACTCAGTGGATGTAACACCCCCCCAAAGGGACTTTTAAATGACTTATATAGCCTACACTATATTGTCATTTTAAAGTACACAAGAGGTTTTCCGGCTTTGTTTTCCTTCCCCTTGTCGCTTTCGTGCAGTATTTAATAAGCATGTCGCACAAGGTTGCACAATGATGTTTGATGGTCCAACGACACGCTCAACAGTATGGCCTCCATCTAGCAAGACATTGAATTGCTGATTTGTGGCACTACGTTGGGATTGCCAGTGTGGATTCCTTCATGCCTTTGTTGTGGATGTGCTTCATCTATTCTGGCTTCACTAGTTGCTCTTATACACCAATCCTTGTTTGAGTGTAGCATATTGGCATCCCTTCTCGCAGACTGCAGTCCGCTTGTTTTAGTATGTTTTAGTTTTCTCGTAACTTTCAGATGtttcattcactttttttttttcctcattacaAATTGATTTAAACACTTAAAGTCCCTGCTTTTATTACCTTCTGTTTACCCTAAGCTAAATATGACTTTGGATGTCAAAACATAATTGTGTCTGTCTGTTAAAAGTTTGATTTTACCATCTTCTCTCTGACAATTCTTCTGTTTTTAGTAAGTTTGGAATTCATCCAAGACAATATTCACAAATCTTACACAGTCATTTTAGATGAAGCCGCAATAATCTCCTTAAAACAGCTGCTCATTGGCGTTGTTAAACTTCTTTCATGCGGCTGTTGTAGCTATTTTCAATGCCAGTGCTTTTGTAGTGAGTATTTCTGGCTGTGAGATGGATTTATAATATGTGTGTCATCAGGAATGTCACCTATTGCACCAGTCACCTAAAGGGTGTTGGGATTCAGGTCTGCACGTGATGTGTTGATAGTGAACGCATATTCTATATCATGCAATTAGCCATTTTGTACACAACTCTACTGAGATAACAATATGTTTAACATTTACCTAGTCACTTCCCACacagtgtaaaaagaaaaaaaaagaaatcctgatAAACTTGTACAAAGTGTTTCTTTTTATAGACTTGAGTGAACAATCTGATTTCTGATGTTCTGTGTGCTGTATATTTGTGTTATGGCATGTTTGATGAGGTTGTGTTTAAAGACAGGATACAAAATATGTCACATGGTTCctgcatttttatttgtttttttcatgataAAAACGTTTCAGTGCACCTTTTCCATGAGATACAAGACTGTCTTTTAATATTTTCATCTGATTGCACTGAAAACAAAATCCAGACCAAAAATCTGTAAATTGGTGTATATGAAAGTgcgaaaaaaaagtgcaaatttGCATTTCGGCCAAAATATAAGTGAAACTGCTTTTACAATTTGcttggtaaaaagaaaaattgtccAGCCCTTGAACCGTGTTTCTATCTCAACATCATCTTCaatcaacacaaacacacacttcagTCACTCACAGCTGGTGTTCAAGTCTGCTTCTGCTAGCATTTCTTTTGAGTCTGTGGTTCGGGCTTCTCTTGCTGTAAAACAAGAAAAGAAGGAACTTCCTTTGCTTGCAGGTAGTTTCTGCCAGATGCGTGTTATTACAAAAGTGATTGTACTGTTCTGTATTGTTCTGTATACAAATTTTAAATAAAGAGTCAGGGTTTTAAAAATCTCTTGTCTGGTATTTAAAAAGATTTCttagaatcttggaaaacatgttggaatgcagcCCCAAgaactagagcttgacacctgtgacctttgaccatgatatttccctaataaagtggcctgttattaggtacacttgaaaatggcggtgtacctaatggagtgtccgagtgatgtcacagatcaaccagccaatcagaaagttaccctcgttaaacacacctacgtgaaaagttttagctcctttcacgttctgcaggagctaaaacttttcacgcaggtgcacttaacgagggaatcttggaaaacatgttggaacgcggccccaagGCTCATGCTCtagcacagtgcttctcaattattttctgttacgcccccccctagcaagaagaaaactattcgcgccccccctccccaccgtgactatcctaacttatcttgtaaatcgtaaaatgttgcactgtcgcaaacgtgacagaagtaacaatgagagcgccactgccccctgctgtagt from Syngnathus typhle isolate RoL2023-S1 ecotype Sweden linkage group LG10, RoL_Styp_1.0, whole genome shotgun sequence includes these protein-coding regions:
- the wdr26a gene encoding WD repeat-containing protein 26 encodes the protein MQANGAAPDREPEVSCRNGTQNGESSATGAAHSNGLVSASNNGNPVTNNNNNGVSTLPASNNINNSSGDISCGVKKKKRLSQSEEDVIRLIGQHLHDLGLNQTVDLLMQESGCRLEHPSATKFRNHVMEGEWDKAESDLNELKALMHSPTAIVRMKFLLLQQKYLEYLEDGKVLEALQVLRAELTPLKYNTERIHILSGYLMCSHAEDLRAKADWEGKGTVSRTKLLDKLQTYLPPSVMLPPRRLQTLLKQAVELQRERCLYHNTKMDNGLDSVSLLLDHGCSRKQFPCYTQQILTEHCNEVWFCKFSNDGTKLATGSKDTTVIIWHVDTETRQVKLMKTLEGHAYGVSYLAWSPDDSYLIACGPDDCSELWLWNVQTGELRTKMSQSHEDSLTSVAWNPDGKRFITGGQRGQFYQCDLDGNLLDSWEGIRVQCLWCLGDGRSVLASDTHQRIRGYNFEDLTDRNIVQEDHPIMSFTVSKNGRLALLNVATQGVHLWDLQDRVLVRKYQGVTQGFYTIHSCFGGHNEDFIASGSEDHKVYIWHRRSELPIAELTGHTRTVNCVSWNPVLPGLLASASDDGTIRIWGPAPYLDVQDTEGLNDCCSMDS